From Leopardus geoffroyi isolate Oge1 chromosome B4, O.geoffroyi_Oge1_pat1.0, whole genome shotgun sequence, a single genomic window includes:
- the CHD4 gene encoding chromodomain-helicase-DNA-binding protein 4 isoform X9 gives MASGLGSPSPCSAGSEEEDMDALLNNSLPPPHPENEEDPEEDLSEAETPKLKKKKKPKKPRDPKIPKSKRQKKERMLLCRQLGDSSGEGPEFVEEEEEVALRSDSEGSDYTPGKKKKKKLGPKKEKKSKSKRKEEEEEDDDDDDSKEPKSSAQLLEDWGMEDIDHVFSEEDYRTLTNYKAFSQFVRPLIAAKNPKIAVSKMMMVLGAKWREFSTNNPFKGSSGASVAAAAAAAVAVVESMVTATEVAPPPPPVEVPIRKAKTKEGKGPNARRKPKGSPRVPDAKKPKPKKVAPLKIKLGGFGSKRKRSSSEDDDLDVESDFDDASINSYSVSDGSTSRSSRSRKKLRTTKKKKKGEEEVTAVDGYETDHQDYCEVCQQGGEIILCDTCPRAYHMVCLDPDMEKAPEGKWSCPHCEKEGIQWEAKEDNSEGEEILEEVGGDPEEEDDHHMEFCRVCKDGGELLCCDTCPSSYHIHCLNPPLPEIPNGEWLCPRCTCPALKGKVQKILIWKWGQPPSPTPVPRPPDADPNTPSPKPLEGRPERQFFVKWQGMSYWHCSWVSELQLELHCQVMFRNYQRKNDMDEPPSGDFGGDEEKSRKRKNKDPKFAEMEERFYRYGIKPEWMMIHRILNHSVDKKGHVHYLIKWRDLPYDQASWESEDVEIQDYDLFKQSYWNHRELMRGEEGRPGKKLKKVKLRKLERPPETPTVDPTVKYERQPEYLDATGGTLHPYQMEGLNWLRFSWAQGTDTILADEMGLGKTVQTAVFLYSLYKEGHSKGPFLVSAPLSTIINWEREFEMWAPDMYVVTYVGDKDSRAIIRENEFSFEDNAIRGGKKASRMKKEASVKFHVLLTSYELITIDMAILGSIDWACLIVDEAHRLKNNQSKFFRVLNGYSLQHKLLLTGTPLQNNLEELFHLLNFLTPERFHNLEGFLEEFADIAKEDQIKKLHDMLGPHMLRRLKADVFKNMPSKTELIVRVELSPMQKKYYKYILTRNFEALNARGGGNQVSLLNVVMDLKKCCNHPYLFPVAAMEAPKMPNGMYDGSALIRASGKLLLLQKMLKNLKEGGHRVLIFSQMTKMLDLLEDFLEHEGYKYERIDGGITGNMRQEAIDRFNAPGAQQFCFLLSTRAGGLGINLATADTVIIYDSDWNPHNDIQAFSRAHRIGQNKKVMIYRFVTRASVEERITQVAKKKMMLTHLVVRPGLGSKTGSMSKQELDDILKFGTEELFKDEATDGGGDNKEGEDSSVIHYDDKAIERLLDRNQDETEDTELQGMNEYLSSFKVAQYVVREEEMGEEEVEREIIKQEESVDPDYWEKLLRHHYEQQQEDLARNLGKGKRIRKQVNYNDGSQEDRDWQDDQSDNQSDYSVASEEGDEDFDERSEAPRRPSRKGLRNDKDKPLPPLLARVGGNIEVLGFNARQRKAFLNAIMRYGMPPQDAFTTQWLVRDLRGKSEKEFKAYVSLFMRHLCEPGADGAETFADGVPREGLSRQHVLTRIGVMSLIRKKVQEFEHVNGRWSMPELAEVEENKKMSQPGSPSPKTPTPSTPGDTQPNTPAPAPPAEDGIKIEENSLKEEESAEGEKEVKSAAPEATVECTQPPAPASEDEKVLVEPPEGEEKVEKAEVKERTEEPMETEPKGVADVEKVEEKSAVDLTPIVVEDKEEKKEEEEKKEVMLQNGETPKDLNDEKQKKNIKQRFMFNIADGGFTELHSLWQNEERAATVTKKTYEIWHRRHDYWLLAGIINHGYARWQDIQNDPRYAILNEPFKGEMNRGNFLEIKNKFLARRFKLLEQALVIEEQLRRAAYLNMSEDPSHPSMALNTRFAEVECLAESHQHLSKESMAGNKPANAVLHKVLKQLEELLSDMKADVTRLPATIARIPPVAVRLQMSERNILSRLANRAPEPTPQQVAQQQ, from the exons ATGGCGTCGGGCCTGGGCTCCCCGTCCCCCTGCTCGGCGGGCAGCGAGGAGGAGGATATGGATGCACTTTTGAACAacagcctgcccccaccccacccag AAAATGAAGAGGACCCAGAAGAGGATTTGTCAGAAGCAGAGACTCCAAAgctcaagaagaagaaaaagcctaAGAAGCCTCGGGACCCTAAAATCCCTAAGAGCAAGCGCCAAAAAAAGGAG cGTATGCTCTTATGCCGGCAGCTGGGGGACAGCTCTGGGGAGGGGCCGGAGtttgtggaggaggaggaagaggtggctCTGCGCTCAGACAGTGAGGGCAGCGACTATACCCCtggcaagaagaagaagaagaagcttggacctaagaaagaaaagaagagcaaatccaagaggaaggaagaggaggaggaggatgacgatgatgatgattcAAAG GAACCTAAATCGTCCGCTCAGCTCCTGGAAGACTGGGGCATGGAAGACATTGACCATGTGTTCTCAGAGGAGGATTATCGCACCCTCACCAACTACAAGGCCTTTAGCCAGTTTGTCCG ACCCCTCATTGCTGCCAAAAACCCCAAGATTGCTGTCTCCAAGATGATGATGGTTTTGGGTGCAAAGTGGCGTGAGTTTAGCACCAACAACCCCTTCAAAGGCAGTTCTGGGGCATCAgtggcagcagcagcggcagcagcagtgGCTGTGGTGGAGAGCATGGTGACGGCCACTGAAGTTgcaccacctcctccccctgtGGAGGTGCCTATCCGCAAGGCCAAGACCAAGGAGGGCAAAG GTCCCAATGCTCGGAGGAAGCCCAAGGGCAGCCCTCGTGTACCTGATGCCAAGAAGCCTAAACCCAAGAAAGTAGCTCCCCTGAAAATCAAGCTGGGAGGTTTTGGTTCTAAGCGTAAGAGATCCTCG AGTGAGGATGATGACTTAGATGTGGAATCTGACTTCGATGATGCCAGTATCAATAGCTATTCTGTTTCTGATGGTTCTACCAGCCGTAGTAGCCGCAGCCGCAAGAAACTCCgaaccactaaaaagaagaagaaag GCGAGGAGGAGGTGACTGCTGTGGATGGTTATGAGACAGACCACCAGGACTATTGCGAGGTGTGCCAGCAAGGCGGTGAGATCATCCTGTGTGATACCTGTCCCCGAGCTTACCACATGGTCTGCCTGGATCCGGACATGGAGAAGGCTCCTGAGGGCAAGTGGAGCTGCCCACACTGC GAGAAGGAAGGCATCCAGTGGGAGGCTAAAGAGGACAATTCGGAGGGTGAGGAGATCCTGGAAGAGGTTGGAGGAGACCCTGAAGAGGAGGATGACCACCATATGGAATTCTGTCGTGTCTGTAAAGACGGTGGGGAGCTGCTCTGCTGTGACACTTGTCCTTCATCCTACCACATCCACTGTCTGAACCCCCCACTTCCAGAGATCCCTAATGGTGAATGGCTCTGTCCCCGTTGTACG TGTCCAGCTCTTAAGGGCAAAGTTCAGAAGATTCTAATCTGGAAGTGGGGTCAGCCACCATCTCCCACACCAGTGCCTCGGCCTCCAGATGCTGATCCCAATACTCCCTCCCCTAAGCCCCTGGAGGGGCGGCCAGAGCGGCAGTTCTTTGTGAAATGGCAAGGCATGTCTTACTGGCACTGCTCCTGGGTGTCTGAACTGCAG TTGGAGCTGCACTGTCAAGTGATGTTTCGAAACTACCAGCGGAAGAACGATATGGATGAACCACCGTCTGGGGACTTTGGTGGTGATGAAGAGAAGAGCCGAAAGCGCAAGAACAAAGACCCTAAATTTGCAGAGATGGAGGAACGTTTCTATCGCTATGGGATAAAACCTGAGTGGATGATGATCCACCGAATTCTTAACCACAG TGTGGATAAGAAGGGCCATGTCCATTACTTGATCAAGTGGCGGGACTTACCCTATGATCAGGCATCCTGGGagagtgaggatgtggagatacAGGACTACGACCTGTTCAAGCAGAGCTATTGGAACCACAG GGAGTTAATGAGGGGTGAGGAAGGACGACCAGGCAAGAAGCTCAAGAAGGTGAAGCTGAGGAAGTTGGAGAGGCCTCCTGAAACTCCAACAGTTGAT CCAACAGTGAAGTATGAGCGACAGCCAGAGTACCTGGATGCTACAGGTGGAACCCTGCACCCCTATcagatggagggcttgaactggTTGCGCTTCTCCTGGGCTCAGGGCACCGACACCATCTTGGCTGATGAGATGGGCCTTGGGAAGACTGTCCAAACAGCAGTCTTCCTCTATTCTCTCTACAAGGAG GGTCATTCCAAAGGCCCCTTCCTAGTGAGTGCCCCTCTTTCTACCATCATCAACTGGGAGCGGGAGTTTGAAATGTGGGCTCCAGATATGTATGTGGTGACGTATGTGGGTGACAAAGACAGCCGTGCCATCATCCGAGAGAATGAGTTCTCTTTTGAAGACAACGCCATTCGTGGTGGCAAGAAAGCCTCTCGCATGAAG AAAGAGGCATCTGTGAAATTCCATGTGCTGCTGACGTCTTATGAGTTGATCACCATTGACATGGCTATCTTGGGTTCCATTGATTGGGCATGCCTCATTGTGGATGAAGCGCATCGGCTCAAGAACAATCAGTCAAAG TTCTTCCGGGTCTTAAATGGTTACTCACTTCAACACAAACTGTTGCTGACCGGGACTCCATTACAAAACAATCTAGAAGAGTTGTTTCATCTCCTCAACTTTCTCACCCCAGAGAGGTTCCA caATTTGGAAGGCTTTTTGGAGGAGTTTGCAGACATTGCCAAGGAAGACCAGATTAAAAAACTGCACGATATGCTGGGCCCTCACATGTTGCGGCGGCTCAAAGCTGACGTGTTCAAAAATATGCCATCCAAGACAGAACTGATTGTGCGTGTGGAGCTGAGCCCCATGCAGAA GAAATACTACAAGTACATCCTCACTCGAAATTTTGAAGCACTCAATGCTCGAGGGGGTGGCAACCAGGTCTCTCTGCTGAATGTGGTGATGGATCTTAAGAAGTGCTGCAACCACCCATATCTTTTCCCTGTGGCTGCGATG GAAGCCCCTAAAATGCCCAATGGCATGTATGATGGCAGTGCTCTAATCCGAGCATCTGGAAAATTATTGCTGCTACAGAAGATGCTTAAGAACCTTAAGGAGGGTGGGCACCGTGTACTCATCTTCTCTCAG ATGACCAAGATGCTGGACTTGTTGGAGGATTTCTTGGAACATGAAGGTTATAAGTATGAACGTATTGATGGTGGGATAACTGGGAACATGCGACAAGAGGCCATTGACCGCTTCAATG CACCGGGTGCTCAACAGTTCTGCTTCTTGCTTTCTACTCGAGCTGGGGGCCTTGGAATCAATCTGGCCACTGCTGACACAGTTATTATCTATGACTCTGACTGGAACCCCCATAATGACATCCAG GCTTTTAGTAGAGCTCACCGTATTGGGCAGAATAAGAAGGTGATGATATATCGGTTTGTGACCCGTGCGTCAGTGGAGGAGCGCATCACGCAGGTGGCAAAGAAGAAGATGATGCTGACGCATCTAGTGGTTCGGCCTGGGCTGGGCTCCAAGACTGGATCCATGTCCAAACAGGAGCTTGATGACATCCTCAAGTTTGGCACTGAAGAACTATTTAAGGATGAAGCCACAGATGGAG GAGGAGACAACAAAGAGGGAGAAGATAGCAGTGTTATCCACTATGATGATAAGGCCATTGAGCGACTTCTGGACCGTAACCAGGATgagacagaagacacagaattgcAGGGCATGAATGAATATTTGAGCTCATTCAAAGTGGCCCAGTACGTGGTGCGGGAAGAAGAGATGGGG gaagaggaggtagAACGAGAAAtcataaaacaggaagaaagtgtGGATCCTGACTACTGGGAGAAATTGCTGCGGCACCATTATGAGCAGCAGCAAGAAGATCTAGCCCGAAATCtgggcaaaggaaaaagaatccgTAAACAGGTCAACTACAATGATGGCTCCCAGGAGGACCGAG atTGGCAGGACGACCAGTCCGACAACCAGTCCGATTATTCAGTGGCCTCAGAGGAAGGTGATGAAGACTTTGATGAACGCTCAGAAG CTCCCCGCAGGCCCAGTCGCAAGGGCCTGCGGAATGATAAAGATAAGCCATTGCCTCCTCTGTTGGCCCGTGTTGGTGGGAATATTGAA GTACTTGGCTTTAATGCTCGTCAGCGAAAAGCCTTTCTTAATGCAATTATGCGATATGGGATGCCACCTCAGGATGCTTTTACCACCCAGTGGCTTGTGAGAGATCTGCGAGGCAAATCAGAGAAAGAGTTCAA GGcttatgtgtctctttttatgcgACATTTATGTGAGCCGGGGGCAGATGGGGCTGAGACCTTTGCTGATGGTGTCCCCCGAGAAGGCCTGTCTCGCCAGCATGTCCTTACTAGAATTGGTGTCATGTCCTTGATTCGAAAGAAG GTTCAGGAGTTTGAACATGTCAATGGGCGCTGGAGCATGCCTGAACTTGCTGAAGTAGAGGAGAACAAGAAAATGTCCCAGCCAGGGTCACCTTCCCCAAAGACTCCCACACCCTCCACTCCAGGGGACACACAACCCAATACCCCTGCACCTGCCCCACCTGCTG AGGATGggataaaaatagaagagaatagcCTCAAAGAAGAAGAGAGtgcagaaggagaaaaggaggttAAATCTGCAGCCCCAGAGGCCACTGTCGAG TGTACAcaaccccctgcccctgcctcagaGGATGAAAAAGTCCTTGTTGAACCTCccgagggagaggagaaagtggaaaaggcagaggtgaaggagagaacagaggaaCCGATGGAGACAGAGCCCAAAG GTGTTGCTGACGTGGAGAAGGTAGAGGAGAAGTCAGCAGTAGATCTGACTCCCATTGTGGTAGAGGACAAAG aagagaagaaagaagaagaagagaaaaaagaggtgaTGCTTCAGAATGGAGAGACCCCCAAGGACCTGAATGAcgagaagcagaaaaaaaatattaaacagcgATTTATGTTCAACATCGCAGATGGTGGTTTTACTG AGTTGCACTCCCTTTGGCAGAATGAGGAGCGGGCAGCCACAGTCACCAAGAAGACTTATGAGATCTGGCATCGGCGACATGACTACTGGCTGCTGGCTGGCATCATAAA CCATGGTTATGCCCGGTGGCAGGACATCCAGAATGACCCACGCTATGCCATCCTCAATGAACCTTTCAAGGGTGAAATGAATCGTGGCAATTTCTTAGAGATCAAGAATAAGTTTCTAGCCCGAAGGTTCAAG CTCTTAGAACAAGCCCTGGTGATTGAGGAACAGCTGCGCCGGGCAGCTTACCTGAACATGTCTGAGGACCCTTCTCACCCTTCCATGGCCCTAAACACCCGCTTTGCTGAGGTGGAGTGTTTGGCGGAGAGTCATCAGCACCTGTCTAAGGAGTCAATGGCAGGAAACAAGCCAGCCAATGCAGTCCTGCACAAAG